The following proteins are co-located in the Solanum pennellii chromosome 1, SPENNV200 genome:
- the LOC107006494 gene encoding protein NLP2, with protein MEDAAFTLLAKLHDDNNASDFTEFGFWLEATDQPSNSNSNSNYCTSNQMDSPPPTQSRRKLWIGPNNPNPTTSIPPVNARLVQAIEYLKNSTTHNKEVLIQIWVPVNRGGKHVLITHNQPYFLNPNSHSLLQYRNVSQNYQFAADKDSNELVGLPGRVFLKKLPEWTPDVRFFKSEEYPRVNYAHQHNVRGSIAVPVFEAGSGTCLGVVEIVTTIQKTHYHLELEHVCKALEAVNLRSSGISSNPSKIKDQDCNESYLAALAEIQYILTCVCDTHKLPLAQTWAPCIQQGKGGCLQSDENFASCVSTVDSSCYVRDQHVVPFHLACSEHHLLKGEGVAGGAFNTNQPCFATDITAFSKAEYPLSHHARMFGLCSAVAIRLRSIYTGSADFVLEFFLPLDCKNTEEQKIMLSSLSSVIQQSCRSLRVVTDQELQEEKEVVRLPIGEEESRKPVSSSYRDQDASSWLSEMLDAQRKGKGAAAVSENFKVTATPWDYTQRESIHASTFSEPNQNFEPKGGSFDFSSGTGSHSSGAKRAGERRRSKTEKSISLQVLRQYFAGSLKDAAKSIGVCPTTLKRICRQHGITRWPSRKIKKVGHSLQKLQLVIDSVHGAEGAIKLSSFYTNFPELNSPNNPGTSNFSASKNDDHLQQVNTQPDGSPVTTTSKSTSSSDSHNSSSSLFCSSGSKNCTTEENPGGMPKRAHTETGLHDMGQEETKLLVRPQSQKIQSNHNSVEPVCPWSTSSNQVLGRFKVKAIFGKEKIRFSLQSHWGFRDVKHEVMRRFNVEDVGKIDLKYLDDDDEWVLLTCDADLEECIDIHKFSKRRTIKVSLHHTNLGSSFGSSGPA; from the exons atggAAGACGCTGCCTTTACGCTCTTGGCTAAGCTCCATGACGACAATAATGCTAGTGATTTTACTGAATTCGGATTCTGGCTAGAGGCAACTgatcaaccatccaattcaaattcaaattccaATTATTGTACGTCTAATCAAATGGATTCCCCACCACCTACCCAATCTCGGAGGAAGTTATGGATTGGACCAAACAACCCAAATCCTACTACTAGTATACCACCAGTAAACGCCAGATTGGTGCAGGCCATTGAATACCTAAAGAATTCAACCACCCATAATAAAGAGGTCCTCATTCAGATATGGGTCCCTGTCAACAGAGGAGGTAAACATGTACTTATTACTCATAATCAACCATACTTCCTCAACCCAAACTCCCACAGCCTATTACAGTACAGAAATGTCTCTCAAAATTACCAATTTGCTGCTGACAAGGATTCCAACGAATTGGTTGGCTTGCCTGGACGCGTCTTCTTGAAGAAGCTGCCCGAGTGGACTCCTGATGTTCGTTTTTTCAAAAGCGAGGAGTATCCACGAGTTAATTATGCTCATCAGCATAACGTTAGGGGATCCATTGCTGTTCCTGTTTTTGAAGCTGGCAGTGGAACTTGCTTGGGTGTGGTTGAGATTGTAACAACTATTCAGAAAACTCACTATCACCTGGAGCTTGAACATGTCTGCAAAGCTCTTGAG gcTGTTAATCTAAGAAGTTCTGGTATCTCATCAAATCCTTCCAAAATCAAG GATCAGGATTGCAATGAATCTTACCTAGCTGCATTGGCCGAGATTCAATATATTTTGACATGTGTGTGTGATACACACAAGTTGCCATTGGCTCAGACTTGGGCCCCATGCATACAACAAGGTAAAGGTGGGTGCCTGCAATCTGATGAGAACTTTGCTTCTTGTGTTTCGACAGTCGACTCATCTTGCTATGTGCGCGATCAACATGTGGTGCCTTTTCATTTAGCATGTTCTGAGCATCACTTGCTTAAAGGTGAAGGAGTTGCAGGTGGAGCATTCAATACAAACCAGCCATGTTTTGCTACGGATATTACGGCCTTTAGCAAGGCAGAATATCCATTGTCACACCACGCCAGGATGTTTGGATTATGTTCTGCTGTAGCAATACGCCTTCGAAGTATATATACAGGCTCCGCTGACTTTGTCTTGGAGTTTTTCTTGCCACTTGATTGCAAGAATActgaagaacaaaaaataatgcTAAGTTCACTGTCTTCTGTGATACAACAAAGTTGCCGAAGCTTACGTGTTGTCACGGATCAAGAATTACAGGAGGAAAAAGAAGTTGTACGCCTTCCCATTGGTGAAGAAGAATCAAGAAAACCAGTCTCTTCATCTTACAGGGATCAAGACGCTTCTTCCTGGCTTTCCGAAATGCTGGATGCCCAAAGAAAAGGTAAAGGAGCTGCTGCTGTTTCAGAAAATTTTAAGGTCACGGCAACCCCTTGGGATTACACTCAGAGGGAATCCATTCATGCATCTACATTTTCAGAGCCAAACCaaaattttgaacccaaaggagGTTCCTTCGATTTTTCTTCTGGTACAGGATCTCATTCCTCAGGTGCCAAGAGAGCAGGTGAAAGAAGACGGTCGAAAACTGAGAAGAGTATCAGTTTACAGGTACTCAGGCAGTACTTTGCTGGGAGCCTCAAAGATGCTGCCAAAAGTATTGGAG TTTGCCCTACAACTTTGAAAAGAATATGCAGGCAACATGGAATCACCAGGTGGCCTTCTCGTAAGATCAAGAAAGTTGGCCACTCGTTACAGAAACTTCAACTTGTGATCGATTCAGTCCATGGTGCTGAGGGTGCAATTAAACTCAGTTCTTTCTACACCAACTTCCCTGAACTTAACTCTCCAAATAATCCCGGCACCAGCAACTTCTCTGCTTCTAAAAACGATGATCATCTGCAGCAAGTAAATACTCAACCTGATGGCAGCCCTGTGACTACCACATCCAAGTCAACTTCTTCGTCTGACAGTCATAACTCCAGCTCAAGTTTATTCTGTTCCAGTGGTTCAAAGAACTGCACAACGGAGGAAAACCCTGGAGGAATGCCAAAGAGAGCACATACAGAAACAGGATTGCATGATATGGGTCAAGAAGAAACCAAGCTTCTAGTCAGACCACAGAGTCAAAAGATCCAAAGCAATCACAATTCTGTGGAACCTGTGTGTCCTTGGTCAACGAGTAGCAATCAGGTCTTGGGTAGATTTAAAGTAAAAGCCATTTTTGGGAAGGAAAAAATCCGTTTCAGCCTTCAATCACACTGGGGTTTTCGAGATGTTAAGCACGAAGTGATGAGGCGTTTCAATGTAGAAGATGTTGGTAAAATCGATCTAAAGTATTTGGATGATGATGACGAATGGGTACTTCTGACATGTGATGCTGATCTTGAGGAATGTATTGATATACATAAATTCTCTAAAAGGAGAACAATTAAAGTTTCCCTCCACCATACCAATCTTGGAAGTTCATTTGGTAGCAGCGGTCCAGCCTAA